In one window of Miscanthus floridulus cultivar M001 chromosome 12, ASM1932011v1, whole genome shotgun sequence DNA:
- the LOC136497581 gene encoding uncharacterized protein isoform X2, translated as MASEGNKNVPNEALSVDQSSISGVKRKRGRPRKYEYPVYELPQKVQPIQSAPPLLHCTQDGSSMASHTLGGSAHGNWSGQPRNSANASLQGNSGKDDFLGKHFVGKLTKKVPGFSLITVKVKDNQVFKGWVPDEINLRPITPKDDLAPELPMLRPSQVRKRASAIHMQPALPVPIHLEDVTLAKPLQMRRPVEKTIAKHAVPLAPRPYIGSGVVAAVPISVAPSNPEMRTLARQDAELVIPQSSVAAVPIKSVRPVSVPCKQLANQNEFTGKKSFDEVQKDSESLNVTKESPVKDEKPNIALVDVVVKDSPGERQQLNDQVTDVVRESSVQTQNVDVTMSDEIKIASGARDQPNSANSEQQSSKEPSDITEQSEQLKTETDVQKGVDASKSDASDIQPALDEQEMKVGGK; from the exons ATGGCATCAGAAGGGAACAAAAATGTACCTAATGAAGCTTTGTCCGTGGACCAGTCATCGATTTCTGGTGTGAAACGCAAGCGTGGCCGCCCAAGGAAATATGAGTATCCTGTATATGAATTACCACAGAAGGTACAGCCCATCCAGAGTGCCCCCCCTCTTCTTCACTGCACACAAGATGGCTCAAGTATGGCCAGCCATACATTAGGTGGCAGTGCTCATGGTAATTGGTCCGGTCAACCTAGAAATTCGGCTAATGCTTCTCTTCAAGGTAATTCTGGCAAGGATGACTTTCTTGGCAAGCATTTTGTTGGCAAGCTGACCAAGAAAGTTCCTGGGTTTTCCCTCATTACGGTAAAAGTGAAGGACAATCAGGTGTTCAAAGGTTGGGTTCCAGATGAAATTAATCTCCGTCCAATAACACCTAAGGATGACCTTGCCCCAGAGCTACCCATGCTTCGACCAAGTCAAGTTCGAAAGCGAGCATCAGCAATCCATATGCAACCTGCTCTTCCTGTGCCAATTCACTTGGAGGATGTTACACTTGCAAAGCCTCTGCAGATGAGGAGACCTGTTGAGAAAACTATTGCTAAGCATGCTGTGCCTCTTGCTCCTAGGCCTTACATTGGTTCTGGTGTTGTTGCAGCAGTACCTATATCAGTTGCTCCCAGTAATCCTGAAATGAGAACTTTGGCCAGGCAGGATGCTGAACTTGTGATCCCACAATCATCAGTTGCTGCGGTGCCAATTAAATCTGTCCGTCCTGTCTCGGTACCATGCAAGCAACTGGCTAATCAAAATGAGTTTACTGGAAAGAAGTCTTTTGATGAGGTTCAGAAAGATTCAGAATCTCTAAATGTAACCAAGGAATCACCAG TGAAAGATGAAAAACCAAACATTGCTCTTGTGGATGTAGTGGTCAAGGATTCTCCAG GGGAAAGGCAACAGCTTAATGATCAAGTAACAGATGTGGTTAGGGAATCTTCTG TTCAAACTCAGAACGTTGATGTGACAATGTCTGATGAGATCAAGATAGCATCAG GCGCCAGAGATCAGCCAAATTCTGCAAATAGTGAACAGCAGAGTTCTAAGGAACCATCAG ACATCACAGAACAATCTGAGCAGCTGAAGACAGAGACCGATGTCCAGAAAGGAGTTGATGCCTCAAAGTCAGATGCCTCAGA CATTCAGCCTGCGCTTGATGAACAAGAAATGAAGGTTGGCGGTAAATGA
- the LOC136497581 gene encoding uncharacterized protein isoform X1 — MASEGNKNVPNEALSVDQSSISGVKRKRGRPRKYEYPVYELPQKVQPIQSAPPLLHCTQDGSSMASHTLGGSAHGNWSGQPRNSANASLQGNSGKDDFLGKHFVGKLTKKVPGFSLITVKVKDNQVFKGWVPDEINLRPITPKDDLAPELPMLRPSQVRKRASAIHMQPALPVPIHLEDVTLAKPLQMRRPVEKTIAKHAVPLAPRPYIGSGVVAAVPISVAPSNPEMRTLARQDAELVIPQSSVAAVPIKSVRPVSVPCKQLANQNEFTGKKSFDEVQKDSESLNVTKESPVKDEKPNIALVDVVVKDSPGERQQLNDQVTDVVRESSVQTQNVDVTMSDEIKIASGARDQPNSANSEQQSSKEPSDITEQSEQLKTETDVQKGVDASKSDASDKRKAYTSPFNVSSGIRILIL, encoded by the exons ATGGCATCAGAAGGGAACAAAAATGTACCTAATGAAGCTTTGTCCGTGGACCAGTCATCGATTTCTGGTGTGAAACGCAAGCGTGGCCGCCCAAGGAAATATGAGTATCCTGTATATGAATTACCACAGAAGGTACAGCCCATCCAGAGTGCCCCCCCTCTTCTTCACTGCACACAAGATGGCTCAAGTATGGCCAGCCATACATTAGGTGGCAGTGCTCATGGTAATTGGTCCGGTCAACCTAGAAATTCGGCTAATGCTTCTCTTCAAGGTAATTCTGGCAAGGATGACTTTCTTGGCAAGCATTTTGTTGGCAAGCTGACCAAGAAAGTTCCTGGGTTTTCCCTCATTACGGTAAAAGTGAAGGACAATCAGGTGTTCAAAGGTTGGGTTCCAGATGAAATTAATCTCCGTCCAATAACACCTAAGGATGACCTTGCCCCAGAGCTACCCATGCTTCGACCAAGTCAAGTTCGAAAGCGAGCATCAGCAATCCATATGCAACCTGCTCTTCCTGTGCCAATTCACTTGGAGGATGTTACACTTGCAAAGCCTCTGCAGATGAGGAGACCTGTTGAGAAAACTATTGCTAAGCATGCTGTGCCTCTTGCTCCTAGGCCTTACATTGGTTCTGGTGTTGTTGCAGCAGTACCTATATCAGTTGCTCCCAGTAATCCTGAAATGAGAACTTTGGCCAGGCAGGATGCTGAACTTGTGATCCCACAATCATCAGTTGCTGCGGTGCCAATTAAATCTGTCCGTCCTGTCTCGGTACCATGCAAGCAACTGGCTAATCAAAATGAGTTTACTGGAAAGAAGTCTTTTGATGAGGTTCAGAAAGATTCAGAATCTCTAAATGTAACCAAGGAATCACCAG TGAAAGATGAAAAACCAAACATTGCTCTTGTGGATGTAGTGGTCAAGGATTCTCCAG GGGAAAGGCAACAGCTTAATGATCAAGTAACAGATGTGGTTAGGGAATCTTCTG TTCAAACTCAGAACGTTGATGTGACAATGTCTGATGAGATCAAGATAGCATCAG GCGCCAGAGATCAGCCAAATTCTGCAAATAGTGAACAGCAGAGTTCTAAGGAACCATCAG ACATCACAGAACAATCTGAGCAGCTGAAGACAGAGACCGATGTCCAGAAAGGAGTTGATGCCTCAAAGTCAGATGCCTCAGATAAAAGGAAAGCCTACACCTCTCCTTTTAATGTTTCTAGTGGCATCCGAATCTTGATTTTATGA